One Setaria viridis chromosome 5, Setaria_viridis_v4.0, whole genome shotgun sequence genomic region harbors:
- the LOC117854842 gene encoding probable indole-3-acetic acid-amido synthetase GH3.1: MPEAPTTKTTPPARGGFAPGAHREALEFIEHVTANAGQVQRRVLAEILAQNAPAEYLRRHGVSGAADDDDVEAFRRLVPLVTYEGLQPDILRIANGDTSPILSSKPISEFLTSSGTSGGERKLMPTIADELDRRSLLYSLQMPVMSQSVPGLDKGKAMYLLFVKAESRTPGGLVARPVLTSYYRSRQFLERPHDPYTDYTSPNEAILCVDSYQSMYAQLLCGLVHRADVLRVGAVFASGFLRAIRFLEKHWPRLCRDIRTGALDPEITDRAVRDAVGRVLRADPALAGEIEAECGRASWEGIIRRLWPRTKYIDVIVTGAMSQYIPTLEFYGGGLPLACTMYASSECYFGLNLKPMCKPSDVAYTLIPTMCYFEFLPLRCSNAKAEPSHRDLVDLVDVKLGHEYELVVTTYSGLCRYRVGDVLRVAGFKNEAPMFSFVRRQNVALSIDSDKTDETELHAAVSGAVQHLAPFGASLVEYTSYADAAAIPGHYVLFWELRAGTTAVPASVFEDCCLSVEEALNSVYRQCRACDRSIGPLEIRVVSEGTFDKLMDYAISRGASINQYKAPRCVRPGPVVELLDARVQGRYFSPKCPKWSPGNKQWNNARAEVISNGDEA; encoded by the exons ATGCCGGAAGCACCGACCACCAAGACAACCCCGCCGGCCCGCGGCGGCTTCGCCCCCGGGGCGCACCGCGAGGCGCTCGAGTTCATCGAGCATGTCACGGCGAACGCCGGGCAGGTGCAGCGGCGCGTCCTCGCGGAGATACTGGCGCAGAACGCGCCGGCTGAGTACCTGCGCCGGCACGGCGTCTCCGGAgccgcggacgacgacgacgtcgaagCCTTCCGCCGCCTCGTCCCGCTCGTCACCTACGAGGGCCTCCAGCCGGACATACTCCGCATTGCCAACGGCGATACGTCGCCGATCCTCTCCAGCAAACCCATCTCCGAGTTCCTCACAAG CTCTGGCACGTCCGGAGGGGAGAGGAAGCTGATGCCGACCATCGCCGACGAGCTGGACAGGAGGTCGCTGCTGTACAGCCTGCAGATGCCGGTGATGAGCCAGTCGGTGCCCGGGCtcgacaagggcaaggccatgTACCTGCTGTTCGTGAAGGCGGAGTCGCGCACGCCGGGCGGGCTCGTGGCGCGGCCGGTGCTGACGAGCTACTACCGGAGCCGGCAGTTCCTGGAGCGGCCGCACGACCCCTACACCGACTACACGAGCCCCAACGAGGCGATCCTGTGCGTGGACTCGTACCAGAGCATGTACGCGCAGCTGCTCTGCGGCCTCGTCCACCGCGCCGACGTCCTGCGCGTGGGCGCCGTCTTCGCCTCGGGCTTCCTCCGCGCCATCCGCTTCCTCGAGAAGCACTGGCCGCGCCTGTGCCGCGACATCCGCACGGGCGCGCTCGACCCGGAGATCACCGACCGCGCCGTGCGCGACGCCGTCGGGAGGGTGCTCCGCGCCGACCCGGCGCTCGCCGGCGAGATCGAGGCCGAGTGCGGGAGAGCGTCGTGGGAGGGCATCATCCGGCGCCTGTGGCCCCGCACCAAGTACATCGACGTGATCGTGACCGGCGCCATGTCGCAGTACATCCCGACTCTCGAGTTCTACGGCGGCGGCCTGCCGCTCGCGTGCACCATGTACGCCTCCTCGGAGTGCTACTTCGGCCTCAACCTCAAGCCCATGTGCAAGCCAAGCGACGTCGCCTACACGCTCATCCCCACCATGTGCTACTTCGAGTTCCTTCCCCTCCGTTGCAGCAACGCCAAGGCCGAGCCGAGCCACCGCGACCTGGTCGACCTCGTCGATGTGAAGCTTGGGCACGAGTACGAGCTCGTGGTCACCACCTACTCCG GGTTGTGTCGGTATCGCGTGGGCGACGTGCTGAGAGTGGCGGGATTCAAGAACGAGGCGCCGATGTTCAGCTTCGTGAGGCGGCAGAACGTGGCGCTGAGCATCGACTCCGACAAGACCGACGAGACGGAGCTGCATGCGGCCGTGAGCGGCGCGGTGCAGCACCTGGCGCCGTTCGGAGCATCGCTGGTGGAGTACACGAGCTACGCGGACGCGGCGGCCATCCCGGGCCACTACGTGCTCTTCTGGGAGCTGCGCGCGGGCACCACGGCCGTGCCGGCGTCCGTGTTCGAGGACTGCTGCCTGTCGGTGGAGGAGGCACTCAACAGCGTGTACCGGCAGTGCCGGGCCTGCGACAGGTCCATCGGCCCACTCGAGATACGCGTCGTCTCCGAGGGCACCTTCGACAAGCTCATGGACTACGCCATCAGCCGCGGCGCGTCCATCAACCAGTACAAGGCGCCGCGGTGTGTGCGCCCCGGCCCGGTGGTCGAGCTGCTCGACGCGAGGGTGCAGGGCAGGTACTTCAGCCCCAAGTGCCCCAAGTGGAGCCCCGGGAACAAGCAATGGAACAACGCCAGGGCAGAGGTGATCAGCAACGGGGACGAAGCCTGA